One Streptomyces umbrinus genomic window, CCTGGGCGCGCGGGCGGTCAGCAAGGCCATCGCCAAGGACCTCGACGACATCGCCGCAGCACTGGAGGGCCGCAGCGGCTGATCCACACACGGCCCTCCGCCCTTCACCTATCCCTTCACCGCTCCGGCGGTGAGCCCCTGGACGATGTGGCGGCTGGCGAAGGCGAACAGCAGCATCGTCGGCAGGATGGTGAGCACCGCTGCCGCGGACATGGATCCCCAGTCGATGTTGAAGCTGGAGATGAAGCCGTTCAGGGCCGTGGGGACGGTCTTGTTGCTGTCGCTGTTCATCAGCGTCACCGACAGGAACAGCTCGTTCCAGCAGTTGACGAAGTTGAAGATGAACGCGGCCACGATCCCGGGACGCATCACCGGCAGCAGCACCCGGAACAGTGCTCCGAACCGGGACAGGCCGTCGATCATGGCGGCCTCCTCGAGCGCGTCCGGGATGTTCTCGAAGAAGCCGCGGAGCATCACCGTGCAGAAGGGGATGCACACGGCGACGTACACGAGGATGAGTCCGAGCCTGTTGTCGACCAGGTTGAGGTCGGTCATGAGCAGGTACAGCGGCCCCAGCGCGATGAAGGTCGGGATCATCTGGGTGACCAGCGCGGCCATCAGCAGGGCGGACTTGGTGCGGAACTCGAAGCGGGCCAGCACGTAGGCCGACAGCATCGAGATCGCGGTGGCCACCGCGCCCGCCACGAACGCGACGATGAGGCTGTTGGTGAGGTAGACGCCGAAGTCGGCCTTGCCGAAGAGCCCGCTGTAGTTCTCCAGCGAGAAGTGCTCGGGCCAGTACGCGATCGGGAAGGCGAAGATGTCGCCGGGCGCCTTCAGGGACGTGATGGTGATCCAGTAGAGCGGGAAGACCGTGAAGACCAGCCACAGTCCCAGGAAGGTGAACTTGGTGGCCCGGCCCGCCGTGGACTCCTTGCCGATCACGACTTCACCTCTCGCTTCTCACGCGTGGCCAGGAGGAAGAAGACCGCGAACACCAGCAGCGTGGCGACGACGATGAGCCCGAGCGCGGAGGCCCTGCCGTAGTCGCCCTGCTGAGTGATCTTGATCATCCAGGTGGTCACGATGTGCGTCTCGTTGTTCGGCCCGCCGCCGGTCATCCCGAAGATCAGGTCGGGGAAGTTGAAGATCCAGATGACGCGCAGCAGGACAGTCAGCGCGAGCGTGACCCGGATGTACGGAATGGTGATCTGGAAGAGGGTGCGCACCTTCCCCGCACCGTCGAGCGCCGCCGCCTCGTACAGCTCCTCGGGGATGGACTGCAGCGCGGCCAGGATCATGATGGTGAAGAAGGTGACGCCGTACCAGATGTTGGCGACCACGACGGCGAACATGGCCGTCTTCGGGTCGGCCAGCCAGGCGACCGGCTCGTCGATCAGGCCAACCTTCTGCAGCAGGTCGTTGACGACGCCGAACTCGCTGTTGAACATCCAGCGGAAGAGGATGCCGATGAGGAAGCCGGAGATCGCCCAAGGGAAGAAGATGAGCGCCTGGTAGAGGCCCCGGAAGCGGAACTTCTTGCGCAGCCACAGCGCCAGGGCGAACCCGATCACCAGTTGGGGCACGATCGAACCGAACACCCAGATCCCGGTGTTGCCCAGCACGGTGCCCCACGCGGGGTCGGCGAAGACGTCGCGAAAGTTCTTCAGGCCCACCCAGGAGGTGTCGGTCAGGTCCGTCAGCTTCCACTTGCGGAAGGCCATCTGGCTGCCGGCGATCATCGGGTAGTACGTGAAGACCGCCACGAAGACCGCGGCCGGGGCCATGAAGGCGGCGATCAGGAAGCCGCGCCGGGCGGTGAACTCCGGCTTGCGGCGGCCTCGTTGCACGCCGCGGCCGGGCGGGGTGCCCCCTGTTCCGGAGGGCCCCGCCGACGCCGCTTTCGTCGTTTCCGTCGTGTCGGACGCGGTGGGCATGGCTAGTTCTCCTGCTGCCGCTTCTCGGTCCAGTACGCGTCCCAGCCGTCCAGCAGCTTCTCGGGAGTCGTCTTGCCCAGCACCATCTTCTGGATGTCCGCGTCGGCCTTCTGCTGCCACTCCGCCCACCAGGCGACGCCACGCGGCTGGCTGACGTTGAGGTAGGTGTCCGGGTTCTCCGTCATGGTCACGTAGCTGGACCAGGGGCCGGTCTTGTAGAAGGGGTCCTCGGTCGCCGACTTGAGGATCGGCACCAGGCTGTTCTTCTTGGTGAAGGCCGTCGACGCCTTGCCCTCGGAGAGGAACTCGACCAGCTTGACGGCCTCTGCCTTGTGCTTGCTGCCGTCCGCGATGCCCCAGCCGGCGGTGGCGAGTGGCTGTACGGTCTTGCCGCTGGGCCCCGCCACCAGCGGAGCGGTGTCCCACTGGTTCTTCGCGATCGACTTGGACTCCGAGACGGTGGCGATCACTTCCGGGTCCTGCAGCAGGAAGGCCGTGGAGCCGTTGGAGAAGCCCTCGACCATCTCCGGATAGCCCCAGGAGACGGACGACTTGGGGGACGCCTCCTTGAACAGCTTGAGGTAGGTCTTCATCGCGTCGACGGCCTCGGGGGCGGCGAAGATCGTGCTGCCGTCCTTCACCTTGAAGCCGTCGGCGGGGTCGATCTTGTCGGCGACGTACGCCTCGATGACGGCGGTGGCGTTGCCGTTGGCGTTGGCCCCGCCGCGGAAGGCGTACCCGTACCGGCGCTTGGCCGGATCGTGGATGGCGGAGGCCTGTTCGAGCAGTTCGTCCCAGGTGGCCGGGGGCTTGTCGAAGCCGGCCTCCTTGATCAGGTCGGTGCGGTAGAAGACGCTCAGGCCGTAGAAGCCGTACGGCACGAAGTACGTCTTGCCTGCGGCGGTCTCGGAGGCCTTGACCGCGTTCTCCGTCATCGCCTCCCAGCCCTTCCAGGGTTTGAGGTCCTTCTTCATGTCGTAGAGCCAGCCGTTGTTCGACCACGGGCCCACCGTGGTGTCCCGTACTTCGAGGGTGTCCACGCCGCTGCCGGACTGGAGCATCTGCTGGATCTTCTGGTCCGCCTGCTCGGTGGGCGGCGAGATCAGATTGACCTTGATCTTGGAGTTCTGCTTCTCGAAGTCCGCTATCAGGCCCTTCAGCAGGTCCGTGCGGGCGGGGTTCGTCAGGCTCTCGACCATGTTGAGAGTGACTGTTCCGTCGGCTTCTCCGCCACTCATGGCGGAACAGCCGGTCAGGACCATGGTGGCGGCTGTGCCGAGGGCGAGAGCTGCCGTCCTTCTACTCATCGTGCCGACCTCTTCCTTGGATACGGGCGCGCTGGCTGCGGCTTCGGGGGCGGGGGGCCTGGTGTCGGGGGCCGTGGTGTGGGGGCCGTGGTGTGGGGGCCTTGCTGTCGGGGAATCGCGGTGTCGCGCCGTCGACGCGCCGGGCTGTCAGTGGGCCGCGTGGGCCCATTCGCCGATGACGGGGACGCAGTCCTCGGCGAAGTACTCGTAGTCGACGGCGGTGTTGTAGACGTGTGCGGACAGCCGCATGTAGCCGATGCCGTCGAAGCTGGTGAAGGCCGCCTCCACGCCCAGTTCCCGGGCGGCCCGGTCGCGCAGTGCGTCCGCCTCGATCCGGCTGCCGGCCAGCCCCTCGGGCAGCCGGACGAGCCGCATCCCGGGAACGGGCATGCCCACGTCGACGATGCCGGGGACGGCGCCCAGTTCGGCGAAGGCGGCTCCGACGAGGCGCTCGGCGTAGCCGGCCAGGTCGTCCATGTACCGGCGGGCGGTGTCCCAGCCCCAGGTGCGGTCGACGAAGTCCAGTGCCGTCGACGCGGCGAGGTAGCCGGTGACGTCCACCGTGCCCTGCTGGTCGAAGCGGTCGGGATAGGGGTCGGGGGCGCCCCACGAGTCGATCAGCGGATAGAGGTCCTCGCGCTGCGCGCCGCGTGCGACCAGCGCTGCGGTGCCGCGCGGCGCGCAGCCCCACTTGTGCAGGTTGCCGACCCAGAAGTCGCACGTCAGGCCGTCGAGCGGAGCCTCGATCAGGCCGGGAGCGTGCGCGCCGTCCACGAGCAGGGGGACCCCGAGCCGCGCGGCCCCGGCGCCGATCCGCTCGACCGGCATCCGGCGGGCGGTCGCCGAGGTGATCTGGTCGACGACGATCAGGTCCGTGGCGTCGTCGGTCCCCGCCATCACGGCCTCGTACGCCTGCTCCTCGTCCGCGTCCAGCGGCACGCGGGCGGTGCGGACCTCGCCGCCCCAGCGCCGGGCCAGCCGTTCGGCGCCCATGGTCACGGCTCCGTAGCCGTGGTCGGTGACGACGATCGCGCCGCCGCGGCGACGCGGCAGAGCGTTGAGTACGACGCTGATTCCGGCGCTCGCGTTGGGCACCAGGGCGAGGTCGTCGGGGGTGGCCCGCAGGAAGGCCGCGAGATCGACCCGGGCGTCGGCGATCTTCTGCGGCAGCGCGGGGAACCACACCACCGGGGAACTGTCCATCTCGGCCCTCAGTTCGTTCTGCCGCTCCTGCGCCACCAGCGGGACCGCCCCGAACGAGCCGTGGTTCAGGTGCTTCATGACGGGGTCCAGCGACCACGCCCGGGCGGCGGGCCGGCCGTCCGCCAGCAGCAGGGGACGCGGGGCGGTGGTGACCTCGGTCTCGCTCACATCACTCCACATCTACCGAACCCGAGTGCCACCAGACATCAGAGGATGACGGCGACACGTATGATGACTCGGCATCCTGGCAGGCGTTTTCCGGCCTCGCAAGGGTCATGCAGCGAAAGTCATCAGATGACTCCCGGCCGATACATCCGAGACATCAGATGACTGACTACAGTGCCCGAGGGTCTCGGTGGTGCCGCCGGCCCGTCAGGGGAGGAATCGGATGTCCGCAGTCGACAAGGCGTTCCACGGTCTGCGTCACATGATCGCGACGGGGCGCCTGGGCCCGGGAGACCGCATCCCGCCCGAGGCCGAGCTCGGCGAGGAACTGGGCGTCTCGCGGGGTCCGTTGCGCGAGGCCGTACGGATGCTGGCGGCGCTCGGTGTGGTGGAGCCGCGGCACGGGTCGGGCACCTACGTCTCCCAGCTCCGGCCCGAGGACGTCATCGGAAGTCTGTCGCTGACCCTCGAACTCCTGCCGCTGTCGGGCCTGTTGGAGGTCTACGAGATCCGTCGGGTGCTGGAGGCGCACGTGGCCGCCAAGGCCGCCGCGCGCCGGACCCCCGAGACGGTGAAGACGCTCTACTCGCTCATCGAGTCCATGGAGGCCACGGAAGACCCCACCGAGGCCTCGGAGCTCGACCACCGTTTCCACGCCGAAGTGGCACGGGCCGCCGAGAACCCCACGCTCGCCTCCCTGCTCGCGGTCTTCCGCGCCCGCTCCCGCAAGTACCAGGTCTTCACCCTCCCCGAGGGCCCGGAGATGCGGCGCAAGAGCGACGCGGACCACCGGGTCCTGGCCACTGCCATCGCCGACCGCGACCCGGGCGCCGCCGCCGGCGCGGCCGAGGCGCACGTCGCCCAGACGGAGCGGTGGCTGCGGGCCTTCATGCCACCGGTGGAGGAGACCGACGGCGGACCGGAGGACTCCCCGAGCTGACGGCTGTCCGTTCTCGGAGCACGGTCAGTCGCGATCACCCGTATCGGGTGAGCAGTGCCTGGAGATAGTCCTCCAGCCGGTGGGTGAGCGTCACGGGTGTGAGGTCGTGCCGGCCGAGCTCCC contains:
- a CDS encoding carbohydrate ABC transporter permease; the protein is MIGKESTAGRATKFTFLGLWLVFTVFPLYWITITSLKAPGDIFAFPIAYWPEHFSLENYSGLFGKADFGVYLTNSLIVAFVAGAVATAISMLSAYVLARFEFRTKSALLMAALVTQMIPTFIALGPLYLLMTDLNLVDNRLGLILVYVAVCIPFCTVMLRGFFENIPDALEEAAMIDGLSRFGALFRVLLPVMRPGIVAAFIFNFVNCWNELFLSVTLMNSDSNKTVPTALNGFISSFNIDWGSMSAAAVLTILPTMLLFAFASRHIVQGLTAGAVKG
- a CDS encoding ABC transporter substrate-binding protein; the protein is MSRRTAALALGTAATMVLTGCSAMSGGEADGTVTLNMVESLTNPARTDLLKGLIADFEKQNSKIKVNLISPPTEQADQKIQQMLQSGSGVDTLEVRDTTVGPWSNNGWLYDMKKDLKPWKGWEAMTENAVKASETAAGKTYFVPYGFYGLSVFYRTDLIKEAGFDKPPATWDELLEQASAIHDPAKRRYGYAFRGGANANGNATAVIEAYVADKIDPADGFKVKDGSTIFAAPEAVDAMKTYLKLFKEASPKSSVSWGYPEMVEGFSNGSTAFLLQDPEVIATVSESKSIAKNQWDTAPLVAGPSGKTVQPLATAGWGIADGSKHKAEAVKLVEFLSEGKASTAFTKKNSLVPILKSATEDPFYKTGPWSSYVTMTENPDTYLNVSQPRGVAWWAEWQQKADADIQKMVLGKTTPEKLLDGWDAYWTEKRQQEN
- a CDS encoding FadR/GntR family transcriptional regulator — encoded protein: MSAVDKAFHGLRHMIATGRLGPGDRIPPEAELGEELGVSRGPLREAVRMLAALGVVEPRHGSGTYVSQLRPEDVIGSLSLTLELLPLSGLLEVYEIRRVLEAHVAAKAAARRTPETVKTLYSLIESMEATEDPTEASELDHRFHAEVARAAENPTLASLLAVFRARSRKYQVFTLPEGPEMRRKSDADHRVLATAIADRDPGAAAGAAEAHVAQTERWLRAFMPPVEETDGGPEDSPS
- a CDS encoding carbohydrate ABC transporter permease — its product is MPTASDTTETTKAASAGPSGTGGTPPGRGVQRGRRKPEFTARRGFLIAAFMAPAAVFVAVFTYYPMIAGSQMAFRKWKLTDLTDTSWVGLKNFRDVFADPAWGTVLGNTGIWVFGSIVPQLVIGFALALWLRKKFRFRGLYQALIFFPWAISGFLIGILFRWMFNSEFGVVNDLLQKVGLIDEPVAWLADPKTAMFAVVVANIWYGVTFFTIMILAALQSIPEELYEAAALDGAGKVRTLFQITIPYIRVTLALTVLLRVIWIFNFPDLIFGMTGGGPNNETHIVTTWMIKITQQGDYGRASALGLIVVATLLVFAVFFLLATREKREVKS
- a CDS encoding aminotransferase class V-fold PLP-dependent enzyme, which codes for MSETEVTTAPRPLLLADGRPAARAWSLDPVMKHLNHGSFGAVPLVAQERQNELRAEMDSSPVVWFPALPQKIADARVDLAAFLRATPDDLALVPNASAGISVVLNALPRRRGGAIVVTDHGYGAVTMGAERLARRWGGEVRTARVPLDADEEQAYEAVMAGTDDATDLIVVDQITSATARRMPVERIGAGAARLGVPLLVDGAHAPGLIEAPLDGLTCDFWVGNLHKWGCAPRGTAALVARGAQREDLYPLIDSWGAPDPYPDRFDQQGTVDVTGYLAASTALDFVDRTWGWDTARRYMDDLAGYAERLVGAAFAELGAVPGIVDVGMPVPGMRLVRLPEGLAGSRIEADALRDRAARELGVEAAFTSFDGIGYMRLSAHVYNTAVDYEYFAEDCVPVIGEWAHAAH